From a single Nicotiana tabacum cultivar K326 chromosome 8, ASM71507v2, whole genome shotgun sequence genomic region:
- the LOC107818998 gene encoding B-box zinc finger protein 24 codes for MKIQCDVCEKAQATVICCADEAALCAKCDIEVHAANKLASKHQRLHLQCLSNKLPPCDICQDKAAFIFCVEDRALFCKDCDEAIHSASSLAANHQRFLATGIRVALSSSCNKDAVKTQLEPPQPPQQNSQQVGLKMPPHQLSGITSPSWPVDDLLGFPDYDSTDKKELLELGELEWLGDIDLFGEQTAAEVPELSVSQSSNTHNIYKPTRYQMSYKKPRIEIPDDDEYFTVPDLG; via the exons ATGAAGATCCAGTGTGATGTATGTGAGAAAGCTCAAGCTACTGTAATTTGCTGTGCTGATGAGGCAGCTTTGTGTGCTAAATGTGATATTGAAGTTCATGCTGCAAATAAACTGGCAAGTAAGCATCAGAGGCTTCATCTTCAGTGCCTCTCCAACAAGCTTCCTCCTTGTGATATTTGCCAA GATAAAGCAGCATTCATCTTCTGTGTTGAGGATAGAGCTCTCTTTTGCAAGGACTGTGACGAAGCGATTCATTCTGCCAGCAGCCTTGCTGCAAATCACCAGCGCTTCCTGGCCACTGGAATTCGAGTAGCCTTGAGCTCAAGCTGTAATAAGGATGCAGTAAAAACCCAATTGGAGCCACCACAACCACCTCAGCAGAATTCTCAACAAGTTGGCCTGAAAATGCCTCCACATCAATTGTCCGGTATCACATCACCATCTTGGCCTGTTGATGATTTACTAGGATTTCCAGATTATGATTCGACTGATAAG AAGGAGCTACTTGAGCTAGGTGAACTTGAGTGGTTGGGAGACATTGATCTCTTTGGTGAACAAACAGCAGCTGAAGTACCCGAGTTATCAGTATCTCAGTCGAGCAACACACATAATATTTACAAGCCAACCAGATATCAAATGTCATACAAGAAGCCCAGAATTGAAATCCCAGATGACGATGAGTACTTTACAGTTCCAGATCTTGGTTGA